The following are encoded together in the Phaseolus vulgaris cultivar G19833 chromosome 9, P. vulgaris v2.0, whole genome shotgun sequence genome:
- the LOC137820847 gene encoding 17.1 kDa class II heat shock protein-like produces MDIRLMDLDSPLFSTLHRIMDLTEDAEKNLSAPTRTYVRDAKAMAATPADVKEYPNSYVFVVDMPGLKSGDIKVQVEEDNVLLISGERKREEEKEGARYLRMERRVGKFMRKFTLPDNANTDTVSAVCQDGVLTVTVNKLPPPEPKKPKTIEVKIG; encoded by the coding sequence atggATATCAGGTTGATGGATTTGGACTCTCCATTGTTCTCCACTCTGCACCGAATCATGGATCTCACGGAGGACGCAGAGAAGAACTTGAGTGCTCCGACGCGGACGTACGTGCGGGACGCAAAGGCAATGGCTGCCACACCTGCGGATGTGAAGGAATATCCGAACTCTTACGTATTCGTGGTCGACATGCCTGGCTTGAAATCCGGGGACATTAAGGTGCAGGTGGAGGAGGACAACGTCCTTCTCATAAGCGGCGAGAGGAAGAGGGAGGAGGAGAAAGAAGGGGCCAGGTATCTGAGGATGGAGAGAAGGGTTGGCAAGTTCATGCGCAAGTTCACACTCCCAGACAATGCCAACACCGATACAGTATCAGCCGTCTGCCAGGACGGTGTCCTCACCGTCACCGTCAACAAGTTGCCTCCTCCtgagcccaagaagcccaagacTATTGAGGTCAAGATTGGCTAA
- the LOC137821496 gene encoding uncharacterized protein: MSLGTAEDDPGSEIHIPAEIDWHMLDKSKFFYLGAALFSGVSFTLYPMVVLKTRQQVSSARFSCLNMSCAIMRYEGLRGFYKGFGTSLMGTVPARALYMASLEVTKSNVGTAFLELGFSETTAVAVANAAAGVTSAMAAQLVWTPVDVVSQRLMVQGSAGSKNILANHNYESYRNGFDAFRKILCADGARGFYRGFGISILTYAPSNAVWWTSYSMVHRLIWGAFGSYMSKGKTESSDNLSGFRPNSKTVVAVQGLSAVMASGVSAIVTMPLDTIKTRLQVLDSEEHGRRRPLTFVQTVRNLVKEGGLPACYRGLGPRWASMSLSATTMITTYEFLKRMSTKSP; the protein is encoded by the coding sequence ATGAGTTTGGGCACGGCGGAGGACGATCCGGGTTCTGAAATCCACATCCCGGCGGAGATTGACTGGCACATGTTGGATAAGTCCAAGTTTTTCTACCTCGGCGCCGCCTTATTCTCCGGCGTTTCCTTCACGCTCTACCCCATGGTCGTGTTGAAGACGCGCCAGCAGGTCTCCTCCGCGCGCTTCTCCTGCCTCAACATGTCCTGCGCCATTATGCGCTACGAGGGTCTCAGAGGCTTCTACAAAGGCTTCGGCACTTCCCTCATGGGCACCGTCCCCGCGCGGGCGCTCTACATGGCCTCGCTTGAAGTCACAAAAAGTAACGTCGGGACTGCCTTTCTCGAATTGGGGTTCTCCGAGACGACGGCTGTGGCGGTGGCTAATGCCGCCGCGGGTGTCACTTCCGCCATGGCGGCGCAGCTGGTGTGGACTCCCGTGGATGTCGTCAGTCAACGGCTCATGGTTCAGGGGAGCGCAGGGAGTAAAAACATTCTGGCTAATCATAATTACGAGAGTTACAGAAACGGGTTTGATGCCTTTAGGAAGATTCTGTGTGCTGATGGAGCAAGAGGGTTCTACAGAGGGTTTGGGATTTCGATATTGACATATGCTCCTTCCAATGCGGTTTGGTGGACTTCTTATTCCATGGTTCACAGACTCATTTGGGGTGCTTTTGGTTCCTACATGAGTAAGGGTAAAACTGAAAGCAGTGATAATTTGAGTGGTTTCAGGCCTAATTCAAAGACAGTAGTGGCGGTTCAAGGGTTAAGTGCGGTTATGGCTAGTGGGGTATCTGCAATTGTGACAATGCCTCTTGATACCATTAAGACAAGGTTGCAGGTGTTGGACAGTGAAGAGCATGGGAGAAGAAGGCCTCTAACTTTTGTTCAGACGGTGAGGAATTTGGTGAAGGAAGGTGGATTGCCTGCATGTTACAGAGGATTGGGACCAAGATGGGCTTCCATGTCATTATCTGCTACAACTATGATTACTACTTACGAGTTTTTGAAAAGAATGTCTACCAAGAGTCCATAG